Proteins encoded together in one Hylaeus volcanicus isolate JK05 chromosome 3, UHH_iyHylVolc1.0_haploid, whole genome shotgun sequence window:
- the LOC128874328 gene encoding male-specific lethal 3 homolog isoform X2, protein MVSTRGPKFKFCDGEKVLCYEPDPTKAKVLYDSKVLDVIVNKDQRGRKAVEYLIHFQGWNSSWDRCVTEEYVLKDTEENRQLQRDLAQKAQLQLGAYLYRRERKKRSHKLSERLHEHENQEPRRRARSGGSRATSATTGSSEDGSSGQHADYDTEVLLFSYVQEPYFFLLIKEVITEEDTESSSDYVGETSDDEDSGGGSQSGASVKPGIDLDIGTMLKRILDQDHDLITKKNKLAVLPSQPTVASILESWVQHFTTSQLTNIPEKPQRNKTNNTIEKTVNEINICREVADGLRIYFDFTLHDLLLYRQEREQYCSIKSSFLYTEHSALVKEEPVENSEVLVKEEYEDTEYAHLPPFQEHDPEVDGASKTLTNSKRRLRSCRVSSIDENRQLRSYDEVKQDTGNMSSPRGITLRIPVVTSAQVSALLQQSNKWRLMPESSKSEDLLSPSTYYGAIHLTRLFVRLPDLLQSADIPNKKLKILLKYLDMFLSYLEMHREWFGEQFYMQVENQLMSQASNS, encoded by the exons ATGGTTTCCACTCGAGGACCGAAATTCAAATTCTGTGATGGTGAAAAAGTTCTTTGTTATGAACCTGATCCTACAAAAGCGAAAGTACTTTACGATTCAAAG GTACTTGATGTCATAGTTAACAAGGATCAAAGAGGAAGAAAAGCTGTTgaatatttgatacatttcCAG GGATGGAATTCTTCATGGGATCGTTGCGTAACAGAGGAATATGTATTGAAAGACACGGAAGAAAATCGTCAACTCCAAAGAGATTTAGCACAAAAAGCACAGTTACAGTT GGGTGCTTATCTGTACCGTCGAGAACGTAAGAAAAGAAGCCACAAACTGTCTGAACGATTACATGAACATGAAAACCAAGAGCCACGACGAAGAGCGAGAAGCGGTGGCAGTCGAGCGACATCCGCGACAACTGGGTCATCAGAAGATGGCAGTTCAGGACAGCATGCAGATTATGACACAGAGgtcttattattttcatatgtacAAGAGCCATAT TTTTTCTTATTGATAAAGGAAGTTATTACCGAAGAGGATACTGAAAGTAGTTCGGACTATGTTGGTGAAACGAGCGATGATGAAGATAGTGGTGGCGGTAGTCAATCCGGTGCCAGTGTTAAACCAGGAATTGATCTTGATATAGGTACCATGCTGAAACGAATCCTGGACCAAGATCACGACCTAATAACCAAGAAAAATAAG CTAGCTGTTCTACCCTCGCAACCTACCGTTGCGAGTATTTTAGAGTCATGGGTACAACACTTTACGACATCACAACTGACTAATATTCCAGAAAAACCTCAAAGgaacaaaacaaataatactatAGAAAAAACagttaatgaaataaacatatgCAGAGAAGTTGCAGATGGATTACGCATATACTTCGATTTTACGTTACACGATCTTCTTCTATATAGGCAAGAACGAGAACAATACTGTAGTATAAAGTCTTCTTTCTTGTATACCGAACATTCAGCGCTTGTAAAAGAAGAACCGGTCGA gaaTTCGGAAGTATTAGTCAAAGAAGAATACGAGGACACCGAGTACGCTCATTTACCACCATTTCAAGAACACGATCCAGAAGTAGATGGTGCATCGAAGACACTAACAAATTCAAAACGAAGGTTAAGGTCATGCAGAGTGAGTTCTATTGATGAAAATAGACAATTGAGATCATATGATGAAGTGAAACAAGATACAGGAAATATGTCGAG CCCACGTGGTATAACATTAAGAATACCGGTTGTTACATCTGCTCAAGTCAGCGCCTTGCTTCAGCAATCGAATAAATGGAGATTAATGCCTGAATCTTCAAAATCTGAAGATCTTCTAAGTCCCTCCACCTACTATGGTGCCATTCACTTAACTCGATTATTTG ttaGACTTCCAGATTTACTCCAGTCAGCAGAcataccaaataaaaaattaaaaattcttttaaaatatttggataTGTTTCTCAG TTACTTAGAGATGCATAGAGAATGGTTTGGAGAACAGTTTTACATGCAGGTGGAAAATCAACTAATGTCTCAAGCAAGTAATTCTTAA
- the LOC128874328 gene encoding male-specific lethal 3 homolog isoform X1, with translation MVSTRGPKFKFCDGEKVLCYEPDPTKAKVLYDSKVLDVIVNKDQRGRKAVEYLIHFQGWNSSWDRCVTEEYVLKDTEENRQLQRDLAQKAQLQLGAYLYRRERKKRSHKLSERLHEHENQEPRRRARSGGSRATSATTGSSEDGSSGQHADYDTEVLLFSYVQEPYFFLLIKEVITEEDTESSSDYVGETSDDEDSGGGSQSGASVKPGIDLDIGTMLKRILDQDHDLITKKNKLAVLPSQPTVASILESWVQHFTTSQLTNIPEKPQRNKTNNTIEKTVNEINICREVADGLRIYFDFTLHDLLLYRQEREQYCSIKSSFLYTEHSALVKEEPVENSEVLVKEEYEDTEYAHLPPFQEHDPEVDGASKTLTNSKRRLRSCRVSSIDENRQLRSYDEVKQDTGNMSSIASTSSRCSSPRGITLRIPVVTSAQVSALLQQSNKWRLMPESSKSEDLLSPSTYYGAIHLTRLFVRLPDLLQSADIPNKKLKILLKYLDMFLSYLEMHREWFGEQFYMQVENQLMSQASNS, from the exons ATGGTTTCCACTCGAGGACCGAAATTCAAATTCTGTGATGGTGAAAAAGTTCTTTGTTATGAACCTGATCCTACAAAAGCGAAAGTACTTTACGATTCAAAG GTACTTGATGTCATAGTTAACAAGGATCAAAGAGGAAGAAAAGCTGTTgaatatttgatacatttcCAG GGATGGAATTCTTCATGGGATCGTTGCGTAACAGAGGAATATGTATTGAAAGACACGGAAGAAAATCGTCAACTCCAAAGAGATTTAGCACAAAAAGCACAGTTACAGTT GGGTGCTTATCTGTACCGTCGAGAACGTAAGAAAAGAAGCCACAAACTGTCTGAACGATTACATGAACATGAAAACCAAGAGCCACGACGAAGAGCGAGAAGCGGTGGCAGTCGAGCGACATCCGCGACAACTGGGTCATCAGAAGATGGCAGTTCAGGACAGCATGCAGATTATGACACAGAGgtcttattattttcatatgtacAAGAGCCATAT TTTTTCTTATTGATAAAGGAAGTTATTACCGAAGAGGATACTGAAAGTAGTTCGGACTATGTTGGTGAAACGAGCGATGATGAAGATAGTGGTGGCGGTAGTCAATCCGGTGCCAGTGTTAAACCAGGAATTGATCTTGATATAGGTACCATGCTGAAACGAATCCTGGACCAAGATCACGACCTAATAACCAAGAAAAATAAG CTAGCTGTTCTACCCTCGCAACCTACCGTTGCGAGTATTTTAGAGTCATGGGTACAACACTTTACGACATCACAACTGACTAATATTCCAGAAAAACCTCAAAGgaacaaaacaaataatactatAGAAAAAACagttaatgaaataaacatatgCAGAGAAGTTGCAGATGGATTACGCATATACTTCGATTTTACGTTACACGATCTTCTTCTATATAGGCAAGAACGAGAACAATACTGTAGTATAAAGTCTTCTTTCTTGTATACCGAACATTCAGCGCTTGTAAAAGAAGAACCGGTCGA gaaTTCGGAAGTATTAGTCAAAGAAGAATACGAGGACACCGAGTACGCTCATTTACCACCATTTCAAGAACACGATCCAGAAGTAGATGGTGCATCGAAGACACTAACAAATTCAAAACGAAGGTTAAGGTCATGCAGAGTGAGTTCTATTGATGAAAATAGACAATTGAGATCATATGATGAAGTGAAACAAGATACAGGAAATATGTCGAG tattGCAAGTACAAGTTCTCGTTGTTCTAGCCCACGTGGTATAACATTAAGAATACCGGTTGTTACATCTGCTCAAGTCAGCGCCTTGCTTCAGCAATCGAATAAATGGAGATTAATGCCTGAATCTTCAAAATCTGAAGATCTTCTAAGTCCCTCCACCTACTATGGTGCCATTCACTTAACTCGATTATTTG ttaGACTTCCAGATTTACTCCAGTCAGCAGAcataccaaataaaaaattaaaaattcttttaaaatatttggataTGTTTCTCAG TTACTTAGAGATGCATAGAGAATGGTTTGGAGAACAGTTTTACATGCAGGTGGAAAATCAACTAATGTCTCAAGCAAGTAATTCTTAA
- the LOC128874328 gene encoding male-specific lethal 3 homolog isoform X3, with amino-acid sequence MVSTRGPKFKFCDGEKVLCYEPDPTKAKVLYDSKVLDVIVNKDQRGRKAVEYLIHFQGWNSSWDRCVTEEYVLKDTEENRQLQRDLAQKAQLQLGAYLYRRERKKRSHKLSERLHEHENQEPRRRARSGGSRATSATTGSSEDGSSGQHADYDTEEVITEEDTESSSDYVGETSDDEDSGGGSQSGASVKPGIDLDIGTMLKRILDQDHDLITKKNKLAVLPSQPTVASILESWVQHFTTSQLTNIPEKPQRNKTNNTIEKTVNEINICREVADGLRIYFDFTLHDLLLYRQEREQYCSIKSSFLYTEHSALVKEEPVENSEVLVKEEYEDTEYAHLPPFQEHDPEVDGASKTLTNSKRRLRSCRVSSIDENRQLRSYDEVKQDTGNMSSIASTSSRCSSPRGITLRIPVVTSAQVSALLQQSNKWRLMPESSKSEDLLSPSTYYGAIHLTRLFVRLPDLLQSADIPNKKLKILLKYLDMFLSYLEMHREWFGEQFYMQVENQLMSQASNS; translated from the exons ATGGTTTCCACTCGAGGACCGAAATTCAAATTCTGTGATGGTGAAAAAGTTCTTTGTTATGAACCTGATCCTACAAAAGCGAAAGTACTTTACGATTCAAAG GTACTTGATGTCATAGTTAACAAGGATCAAAGAGGAAGAAAAGCTGTTgaatatttgatacatttcCAG GGATGGAATTCTTCATGGGATCGTTGCGTAACAGAGGAATATGTATTGAAAGACACGGAAGAAAATCGTCAACTCCAAAGAGATTTAGCACAAAAAGCACAGTTACAGTT GGGTGCTTATCTGTACCGTCGAGAACGTAAGAAAAGAAGCCACAAACTGTCTGAACGATTACATGAACATGAAAACCAAGAGCCACGACGAAGAGCGAGAAGCGGTGGCAGTCGAGCGACATCCGCGACAACTGGGTCATCAGAAGATGGCAGTTCAGGACAGCATGCAGATTATGACACAGAG GAAGTTATTACCGAAGAGGATACTGAAAGTAGTTCGGACTATGTTGGTGAAACGAGCGATGATGAAGATAGTGGTGGCGGTAGTCAATCCGGTGCCAGTGTTAAACCAGGAATTGATCTTGATATAGGTACCATGCTGAAACGAATCCTGGACCAAGATCACGACCTAATAACCAAGAAAAATAAG CTAGCTGTTCTACCCTCGCAACCTACCGTTGCGAGTATTTTAGAGTCATGGGTACAACACTTTACGACATCACAACTGACTAATATTCCAGAAAAACCTCAAAGgaacaaaacaaataatactatAGAAAAAACagttaatgaaataaacatatgCAGAGAAGTTGCAGATGGATTACGCATATACTTCGATTTTACGTTACACGATCTTCTTCTATATAGGCAAGAACGAGAACAATACTGTAGTATAAAGTCTTCTTTCTTGTATACCGAACATTCAGCGCTTGTAAAAGAAGAACCGGTCGA gaaTTCGGAAGTATTAGTCAAAGAAGAATACGAGGACACCGAGTACGCTCATTTACCACCATTTCAAGAACACGATCCAGAAGTAGATGGTGCATCGAAGACACTAACAAATTCAAAACGAAGGTTAAGGTCATGCAGAGTGAGTTCTATTGATGAAAATAGACAATTGAGATCATATGATGAAGTGAAACAAGATACAGGAAATATGTCGAG tattGCAAGTACAAGTTCTCGTTGTTCTAGCCCACGTGGTATAACATTAAGAATACCGGTTGTTACATCTGCTCAAGTCAGCGCCTTGCTTCAGCAATCGAATAAATGGAGATTAATGCCTGAATCTTCAAAATCTGAAGATCTTCTAAGTCCCTCCACCTACTATGGTGCCATTCACTTAACTCGATTATTTG ttaGACTTCCAGATTTACTCCAGTCAGCAGAcataccaaataaaaaattaaaaattcttttaaaatatttggataTGTTTCTCAG TTACTTAGAGATGCATAGAGAATGGTTTGGAGAACAGTTTTACATGCAGGTGGAAAATCAACTAATGTCTCAAGCAAGTAATTCTTAA